A single window of Nostoc sp. HK-01 DNA harbors:
- a CDS encoding integrase-recombinase protein, which produces MPNEPVWGELVKVELEACLAAPITRYFDAQLDTDPDVLAQLLADKRNPNTRRAYEKDLKDFFIKMTGLPPTGDSVLEFLHLQREQAVMVVLKYKAKLIASGLREATINRRLAAIKSLAKMGRKLGVCNYSLEDVEGEKVKAYRDTRGVDSKAIALVLGQFDRETLIGKRNYAIFLVLWGLALRRQEICQLNVGDFDFYGRKLRVLGKGKGTNEEYLDMSSDVAAALADWLIARGNLNADLPIFTALDFHNTGHRLTTDAVYKIVSAAFKAVGVKKPMSPHRVRHSAITAALDATDGNIRKVQKLSRHADPRTLMIYDDNRNKDLWEMSELLTGMLKNSGE; this is translated from the coding sequence ATGCCTAATGAACCAGTTTGGGGAGAGCTAGTTAAAGTCGAGTTGGAGGCGTGTTTAGCTGCGCCAATCACTAGGTATTTTGACGCTCAACTAGACACTGACCCAGATGTGTTAGCGCAGTTGTTGGCAGATAAGCGCAACCCCAATACTCGACGTGCTTACGAGAAAGATTTGAAGGATTTTTTTATCAAGATGACGGGTTTACCGCCGACTGGGGATAGTGTGCTGGAGTTTCTGCACTTGCAGCGAGAGCAAGCGGTAATGGTGGTGTTGAAATATAAAGCGAAATTGATTGCATCCGGGTTGCGGGAGGCGACCATCAATCGGCGGTTGGCGGCGATAAAGTCGTTGGCGAAGATGGGGCGCAAGCTTGGTGTGTGCAACTATTCCCTGGAAGACGTAGAAGGGGAGAAGGTCAAGGCTTATCGAGATACGCGGGGGGTTGATAGCAAAGCGATAGCACTTGTGCTTGGGCAGTTTGACCGGGAGACTTTGATTGGCAAACGCAACTATGCAATCTTTCTGGTGCTGTGGGGTTTGGCTTTGCGTCGCCAGGAAATATGTCAATTAAATGTTGGTGACTTTGATTTTTATGGGCGCAAGTTGAGGGTTTTGGGGAAGGGTAAGGGAACGAATGAAGAATATTTAGATATGTCTTCTGATGTGGCGGCGGCTCTTGCTGATTGGTTAATTGCCAGGGGGAATTTGAATGCAGATTTACCAATTTTTACGGCGTTAGATTTTCATAATACTGGGCATAGATTGACTACGGATGCTGTCTATAAAATAGTGTCGGCAGCTTTTAAGGCGGTGGGGGTGAAGAAACCGATGTCACCGCATAGGGTCAGGCATTCAGCGATTACGGCGGCATTGGATGCCACTGATGGGAATATCCGAAAGGTGCAGAAGTTAAGCCGTCATGCTGACCCTAGAACGCTGATGATTTATGATGACAACCGCAATAAAGATTTGTGGGAGATGTCGGAGTTGTTAACGGGTATGTTGAAGAATTCGGGTGAATAA
- a CDS encoding RNA-dependent DNA polymerase, translated as MSLYDFSPELVAKTIGVDYHSLIELLEQVDEIYRDFKIPKKSGGVRTIRTPRSTEYEDGDITLLDIQKKISKEILQPVYQPKPCVHGFTAKKSIVTNAKAHTKKKYVLNLDIQDFFTSIKFERVRKMFMAQPYNANDEVANLLAQICCYEDQLPQGAPTSPIVSNMVCAKMDGQLLDIARQYKATYTRYADDITFSTNLEEFPEALGYVVNEGSIRRFFVGHELQEIFNSNNFEVNERKVRLQTQNCRQEVTGLTVNHFPNVNRQFVRQIRAMLYAWQKFGINNAASEYISKYGRYGEFYKIILNYKSGVEAKRFHHVLRGKIEFLGLVRGKNDPIYKKYLAQYKRLLYEEIAQEPRLPSVLKTKGWQEGRLSLNNHDWNANIRKRGLLLPNYIKTSYLLSVLTSLYTGQIVLLNGSVGIGKTSLVEKSAKIFNGNSKIIPVRPAWTDSTDLLGFYNPVNDSFHPSIFLTALQQASENFEQIFLVCLDELNLAKIENYAADLLSCLEYSKTGQGAQKLILYSPSIEVQIRQEIKLLQSQKSKTFEQSNRLAKLQNLLNTYPAEFLLPKNLVLIGTLNSDETTYDISPKVIDRSFVITYPLPDFAEDTKATPSSNPITGTYIPSLFQELDNKILQAHSSSDEFNDSWYTLLNWNSRYLSQCGIPLGYRVKRDYKVFYAASQIIGLTVEECLGYFLFTKLMPRLSFFKDESRENICLEWLEEIENNYSQFGTPDVIENLRNQIQDIRRRNVRYWG; from the coding sequence ATGAGTTTGTACGACTTCTCTCCAGAACTTGTAGCAAAGACAATAGGCGTTGATTATCATAGTTTAATTGAGTTACTTGAACAAGTAGATGAAATATACAGGGATTTTAAAATTCCTAAAAAATCTGGCGGTGTACGAACAATAAGAACACCAAGAAGTACAGAATATGAAGATGGAGATATTACTTTACTAGATATACAAAAAAAAATCAGCAAAGAAATACTACAACCTGTCTATCAACCTAAGCCATGCGTACATGGTTTTACAGCTAAAAAAAGTATTGTAACTAATGCCAAAGCTCACACTAAAAAGAAATATGTTCTAAATTTAGATATTCAAGACTTTTTCACTTCAATTAAATTTGAAAGAGTCCGAAAAATGTTTATGGCACAACCATACAATGCGAATGATGAAGTGGCTAACCTACTGGCACAAATATGCTGCTATGAGGATCAGTTACCTCAAGGCGCACCAACTTCACCTATCGTCTCAAACATGGTGTGTGCAAAAATGGATGGTCAATTGCTGGATATAGCAAGACAATATAAAGCAACATACACAAGATATGCTGATGATATCACTTTCTCTACTAATTTAGAGGAGTTTCCAGAAGCACTAGGATATGTCGTTAATGAAGGAAGTATAAGAAGATTTTTTGTAGGGCATGAATTACAAGAAATATTTAATAGTAATAACTTTGAAGTAAATGAAAGGAAAGTAAGGTTGCAAACTCAAAACTGTCGTCAAGAAGTAACGGGTTTAACAGTTAACCATTTTCCTAATGTAAATCGACAATTTGTACGTCAAATTCGAGCCATGCTTTATGCTTGGCAAAAATTTGGAATTAACAATGCAGCATCTGAATATATTAGTAAATATGGTAGATATGGTGAATTCTATAAAATAATTTTAAATTATAAAAGTGGGGTAGAAGCGAAACGTTTTCATCATGTCCTTCGTGGCAAGATTGAGTTTTTAGGCTTGGTTAGAGGTAAAAATGATCCAATATATAAAAAATATTTAGCTCAATATAAAAGACTACTATATGAGGAAATAGCTCAAGAACCTAGATTGCCATCTGTTTTAAAAACAAAAGGATGGCAAGAAGGGAGATTATCACTAAATAACCATGACTGGAATGCCAATATTAGAAAAAGAGGACTGTTACTACCTAACTATATTAAAACTAGCTATTTATTATCTGTATTAACTTCCTTATATACTGGTCAAATAGTTTTATTAAATGGCTCTGTTGGAATTGGTAAAACAAGTCTTGTAGAAAAATCTGCTAAAATTTTCAATGGTAATAGCAAAATTATTCCTGTTCGACCAGCTTGGACTGACTCAACCGATTTGTTAGGATTTTACAATCCAGTTAATGATAGCTTTCATCCCTCTATTTTTTTAACAGCATTACAACAAGCTTCTGAAAATTTTGAACAAATTTTTTTAGTCTGTTTGGATGAACTCAATTTAGCTAAAATTGAAAATTATGCTGCTGACTTACTCTCATGTCTCGAATATTCCAAGACTGGTCAAGGAGCGCAAAAGCTAATTCTCTACTCACCTAGTATAGAAGTACAAATTAGACAAGAGATTAAGCTGTTACAATCCCAAAAATCAAAAACATTTGAACAAAGTAACAGACTGGCTAAACTTCAAAATCTTTTAAATACTTATCCCGCTGAATTTTTACTTCCTAAAAACTTAGTTTTGATTGGAACTCTCAATTCAGATGAAACCACTTATGACATCAGTCCAAAAGTAATAGATAGATCCTTTGTTATTACCTATCCTTTGCCTGATTTTGCTGAAGATACAAAGGCAACCCCTTCTAGCAATCCAATTACAGGAACATATATACCATCTTTATTTCAAGAATTAGATAATAAAATTCTCCAAGCTCATAGCAGTAGTGATGAATTTAACGACAGTTGGTATACTCTTTTAAATTGGAACTCACGTTACTTATCTCAGTGTGGAATACCTTTAGGATATAGAGTAAAAAGAGATTATAAAGTCTTCTATGCAGCTTCTCAAATTATCGGACTAACAGTTGAAGAATGTCTTGGATACTTTCTGTTTACTAAACTTATGCCAAGACTTTCCTTTTTCAAGGATGAATCACGAGAAAATATTTGCCTTGAATGGCTAGAGGAAATTGAAAATAATTATTCTCAGTTTGGGACTCCAGATGTGATTGAAAATTTAAGAAATCAAATCCAAGATATTAGACGACGCAATGTGCGCTACTGGGGATAA